The following nucleotide sequence is from Synchiropus splendidus isolate RoL2022-P1 chromosome 1, RoL_Sspl_1.0, whole genome shotgun sequence.
GAGTCCGGAACCCGTCACACACTGGGACATTCCTGCGCCACTCTGACCCGAGAGACAGCCTGAGGTCCAAGGCTACGACCTTGCCCTGACCTTCACAGACTGACAGTCCTCTTCAAACCAGCCCCATAAACCGAACAGGGCCTGTCGAGCTAACCCATCACCGGTCGTAATGCCGGGCTGTGACCAGAACCTTCAGGGCCAGACAGGTGAGTCAGAACAGACGTCCGTGAGGTAGAGCGCGGCGAGTGAGAGGACATGTGCTCTCCACAGGAGGAAGTGACTCCtggccagagatgaggtcagaACAGCCGGGCAGACGCTGACCACCAGACGGCACCGGCAGGTGGAGAAAACAAGCGCTGATGTCAGGATCCGGCCGCTGAAGCAAGACTTTACCGTCTCGGTCCAGGTTCGGCTCCCACTTTGTTTTGATTCACGCTCAATATTTCATTATTCTGACTTATTTTATCAAAGTTTGAACTCTAACAAGGATTCATTTTGTTGAGCATCTTAACTCTTCTGAGGATGTAAGTGTAATGTAAGTGAATGACAAGCCGAGCGcctcacttttcttttctcttctttgttCTGCACCTATTTATGACTCAATATCACAGAATCCCGACTTGTGACCTCCATATTCTGACCAACCATTCAGTGTCAAACATCACTTGTATCTCATTTATTATTCTTCCTCAATATCTTCTTTCTTCCTACTTTGACTCAGTAAATCATCTTCCGACTTGGTCTCTGGATATTCCGACTTCTGAGTGCCATATGCTGACACAGTACTATATGCTATTCACTGAGGGAACTGAAGATCCTGCCTTACTGTTGTGGCTGAGCGTCTCAAGAGTCTCCTGACGGAGGAGCACATAATTCTGACTTCCGATCAGATCATATCGAAGGCGTCCTCTCAGTTCACAGGAGCTGGATGAACACGTTCACCAGCTTTGATTTTTGCTGCTGTCGGTGTGAAGAGAAGAAGGTGGGGAACTTGTCACCAGCAGTTTCTGCACAAAGGCACCGAAAACACTGGAGTCAgaaaagtgctgactcagcacgtCCTCTGTTCACTCTGACTCGTGCCCTGGTTCTTTTTAAAGActcatttgtttgtcatttgtttagAATCAGTCCACTGGCCTCGCCAGGTCATTTTTGCAAATGTCCGACTCTTCCGTAGAACGTGTCCACACAAACACCAGGAGGACAACAGTGCTTGAGACGCAACGGCAACATGATTGTGAGATCTCGCCGTGTCCTCAACACGTGTCCTCAACACAAACCTCAACAACTCTTTTACACGACCTTATGACCAGAGGCGTCATGGCCTTCAAAACACGATGGCATGGGAGAGACAGCTTTGACTCATGGATCTCCAGCAGTCAGAGTGAGTCGCCACCTTCAGACAGGAAGCGGGTGAGACTCGTGGAGTCCCGGTGGCATGTGACAGGCTGAATGTCCTCTCTTGTCGTCGCCTGATGTTTTATGATCTGGTCGAGTCACAGCAACGCAGCTAATCTGTTGCCAGCTCCGCCGCTCCGCGTGATCGGCCACACGGAAACTGCTAACGGCCCCATTACGACGCTCCATCAGCACCCTCGTATCGCCGGAAGGTCAAGGGCGCTTTTTATGAAAGCTGCGGGCGATTACGAGTCGCAGGGCGATGGTTCTCTCCCCTCGCTCGCCAATAAAGAGAAGGGCTCACCTGTCCTTCTCTCGCCTCAGGGTTTATGGGCTTCGGTGGCTGAAGTCCTCGGGAGGACGCGGGCACACACACTCCCCCACACGTTCGTCTttttatctttgtgaggacctcccatggccagcctctccccctgaccctaaccatccacaacacatggctcaccagcACCCAGGACCACACTGAACCCAGTTACAATGACCCAGTTGTCATCCTCACATTGAGGCTAGATCCAGCCAAATCTCCCCCCAAAGTTATACGGTCCGTCTTCACAACTTCCAAGACAACAAATCCTGGAGGCTTCCTGATGGAGGAAACGTCCATATGACGTGCTGGCGACAGTATTGAAGTGTTGAGGATTCACTGCAAGGAATTATTTGgatgaaatataaacaaaacCATTGGGTTTAGGATCCTTTATTCAATGTGGCTGTCATAAATCATAGCATAAACAACGATTTCATACTGTGCAAGTGAACACTGTCCACAGAGAAGAGAGACTGGATCCTTCAGGAGCTCCAGACAGATGGAACAGGAGAGCACTTCTCTGGTCTTCTCCATGTCACCGCTGACTGAGTCACTTCCTTCACAGGTGAGCTGCTTTTAtctctgagtcacatgaccctgcCAGCATCAGGCGTGGCACATTGTTACCGCATATTTCCAGACTTCCTTGAAACCACGTGATGATTCTTGTATTCTTGTGTTAGACTGAAACCTGTGGGATTGAAACCATAAAACCATATACGGCTTATACAACCACgcggctaatgtatggatttttacaggccaaagagcctcatgctgccaaaatactgagccttgtCACGTCAAAcccatgaaatcacaggcgttttattgaccttaaagctctcgaaacacaaactcacacttGGCGTTGGGTCCAACCCAGAGTCCAGCATggagaggctgagtgaaggaggtctggactctgtggaggagggtcaTGGTGTCGGAGACGCTGTAGAAGGACAGGAGCCCTGCAgagtgatccaggtacactcCCACTCTGGAGGAGGGAACACTGGAGACTTCACTTGTGACTctgttgtgtgtgaatgaacaacCAAAGTTGTCACAATCTAAGCTCCAGGATTTGTCATTATAGCCAAATGAACTTTCTTCTCCTGATCTGCTGATGTCCTTGTATGAGACTGAAAATTCGACTCCTCCtgtccactccacctcccagtaacaacgTCCAGTCAGGGGCTCTTTACTCAGGACCTGATGATAATCAATTAATCTGTCTGGATGATGTGGAGGAGACTGATCTTCTCTCATGTTCATCACTCTCCTGTTTCCTTCAGACAACCTCAACCATGAGTCTGCAGTGTTGGGATCCATGGTGATGTCCACAGAGTATCTGAGGAACTCATCTCTGGTCTTGGGCTCTGGAGCGAGCATCAGTGAGATGTTGGACCAGGAGTCTCTCAGAAGGTCCTGGAGTCGGGCTCTGCTGGCTGACACGGCTGCTGCCACTTCCTCATAGCAGACCTGAGGACGGACGTGGGTCCTGGAGGAGAGCGTgtcttcactgacctctgacaGTGAGGACAAGTTCTGGAGAAAGACCGTGTGACTGTCgatgagtgacagctgctgcagctcagcatctttGCTCTTCAGCTCAGtgatctcctgctccagctgctgctgaagtccTCGGACTCGAACcatctctctctgctgctgggatctgatctgctgcttctcatcagaTATCATTCTCTGGAGGTTCTGGATCAGATGGTTGAGGGTCTCCTGACTGTCCTCCACTGCTTTATCAGCAGAGATGGTGatgttcttctcctcctgctgaagcagcttcacctcttcctctctctgctggatcctctgctggatccttcctcgactctgatccacctctttctcccgctctcttctctctgctgcagccgTTACTGTGTCgtggtctttgtgttggtccACAGCACAAAGGTGACAGATCAACTGCTGATCATTACGACAgaacatcttcttctcctcttcatgtTGAGAGCAGATGATCTCCTGGAGCCGCTTGGATGGGTGGACCAGCTTGTGTCTCTTGAAGGCCGGAGCTTCTAGATGAGGCTGGAGGTGTTGCTCACAGTAAGAGACCACACACAGCAGACAGGACTTCAGGGCTTTCATCTTCCTCCCAGTACAGACGTCACAGGCCACATCTTCAGGTCCAGcatagcagaggtcagcagcgtcagtcttcttcagctcctccactaagTCAGCTAACACAGTGTTCTTTTGCAGGAGAGGCTTCGGTGTGAAGGTCTGTCTGCACTGAGGACACTGGCAGATGTTCTTCTCTTCTCCATTGTCCCAGCAACGTTCAACACAGGTCTTACAGTAGTTGTGTCCACAGGGAAGAGTGACTGGATCCTTCAGGAGCTCCAGACAGATGGAACAGGAGAGCACTTCTCTGGTCTTGTCCATGTCACCGCTGACTGAGTCACTTCCTTCACAGGTGAGCTGCTTTTATCTCTGAGTCACATGATCCTGCCAGCATCGGGCGTGGCACGTTGTTACCGCATATTTCCAGACTTCCTTGAAACCACGTGATGATTCTTGTATTCTCGTGTTAGTTGCCAGCAGAGCTGCGAGTCACGGCACGGCAGGCTGACACCGGACTTGGACTCAGAGATGAGTGTCCTGGAGGGACAGCGACGAGAAGATCCTGAATGAACACCCACTCACTAAATGGGTTGAAGCTGGCTTCTTTCCTGGATCAGTCTTGCAGATGGCAGAGACGTGTGACATGTGAATACCGGCCTCTGAtgtgaaacacaaaagaaaaaagaaagaagaaacaaaaaacaacacgtGCGCGTGACCCTGACCTCCTCATCCACGCATTGACCTGGTCACATGTCTGGCTGCTTCCAGCTAACCAAGTCATTTCAGAGACCATTACCCTCACAACTCGCCCCGctatgacctctgacctcgtgCTGTGGtctgagaaagtgtgtgtgaaagcCAGAGTGTGGATATGAATTGTGGTAATTGACAATGAGTCGCTACAGGAGACTAGAAAACTCCTGTGGTGAGGTGAGAGAGAAGGAGCTTTGAGGATCATAACCGGTCGCTCAGAGCTCAGGAGACGCTGCTGGCTCGCCGCTCGCATCACCAGCGTGATTACGGACCAATAGGTCTGAGATCCCAGATCAAACGTCGCCCAACGGAAAGAAGTCGACAATGGAAGAAACGAAAGtcatcccaaaaaaaaaaagagagcagTATGGAAACAAGGAAAACAGACCTTagagataaagaaaaaatatgaaacatctaagaatagaaagaaaatcaatcacaatgaaatgaaaagaagagagaggaagaggaaacaaaacaaggtgaaaactgaaaaaacagaaaactgaaaaaatgcgatcacataaaaaaacaaataaaaaacaataaaaaatatcaataaacacatatataaaataaataaaaataaaaatacctggataaaaaaagaaagaaagaaaaacagggatcgaaaaaaaaagaaacagcagAAAGGAAAGCAAAGTCAGGGTTTGCACCACATAACTAAACTAGTGAGGCGGTGCAGCAGACAAATGATCAGttgttaaagatgaaatctcacgtgatcaaatggTTTAAAacagtggaaacatcgaaacaaccAGACAACgcgtaacacatcatggaggtggaggtgaagatgaCGGTTTTCTGCGTATTCATGTTCGTGGAAAGATCCTGAAAAAAGGACAGAAGGCAGACAGAAGCTCTTCTCATGATTAGAAACCAACCGTTTTTTTGGTGACAAAACTTGCCCCTCTTGTCCATCTTTTATTGTTTCGTGGCGGAGGATTCAAAACAGTTGTGAGCCGTGAACTCGACCGCCAGAtaaaggaaataaatgctaccTGTTTAAACAGACAAAAGTGTTCTGATCCTTGAATGAGTCAACAATGAAGGGGGCGCTCAAGAGCATCATCAGAACTCGGTGTGGAAATTTCCAAGTGCTTTTCTACATCGGAACGTAAAAAGGTCCCATCAGGTAAACACAGTTCTGAGCGGATCACATGACACAACAGCGACTGTCTTTGACCCCGCGCTGACCCAGCTAGCCGGGGATTACAGAGGAGGCTTGCCGCCCACAAGGAGAGCGAGAGGATCTCACACACGCTGAATATGTAAAACGCACACGTGTAACGCTTCTGCCTCTCACACTCatctggctcacacacacacgctgacctccgcactctgtgtgtgtggatttgAACTAGACCTTCATGAAATTTCCCCTCATGAGCTCCATGACGTCACACTTTCCGAAAGGGCCCTGACGCTGGGGAACGTCCAGAATGTTCCTTAACTGCCCATTGTTGGTTGAGGGtgggtgtggtgtgttgtcttCTATCTTGATCCCACGCCCTCGGGACAACAGGCAGACTTGCGCTGCAAGTCCCGCCTCAGGCTGCCAGAGCTCTCAGCAACCCACCCTCCCCAGACACACCTGCCTCCTGACCTGCATGAACCAACCTGCCGCCAGCGCCACCTCAGGCTCACCTTCTCTGCACTAGCCGTaagaagctgctgcaggaggtggAATAGTAAAAGTTATGTCTGCGTCGGCCCCTGACATCAGAAACTACTGGCTGAATCCCACAAGCGTGAGTCAGACACAAGTCAAACAGGAACTTCACGGCGATGACACACACCAGAGGTGGCCAACCAGTCGCAGGCCAAGAGCCACATTTCTTCCTACAAATATGCAGGTGTGGCAgacaaggctcacctgaacacatgacattttcaaacgaATCCA
It contains:
- the LOC128752466 gene encoding tripartite motif-containing protein 16-like — protein: MDKTREVLSCSICLELLKDPVTLPCGHNYCKTCVERCWDNGEEKNICQCPQCRQTFTPKPLLQKNTVLADLVEELKKTDAADLCYAGPEDVACDVCTGRKMKALKSCLLCVVSYCEQHLQPHLEAPAFKRHKLVHPSKRLQEIICSQHEEEKKMFCRNDQQLICHLCAVDQHKDHDTVTAAAERREREKEVDQSRGRIQQRIQQREEEVKLLQQEEKNITISADKAVEDSQETLNHLIQNLQRMISDEKQQIRSQQQREMVRVRGLQQQLEQEITELKSKDAELQQLSLIDSHTVFLQNLSSLSEVSEDTLSSRTHVRPQVCYEEVAAAVSASRARLQDLLRDSWSNISLMLAPEPKTRDEFLRYSVDITMDPNTADSWLRLSEGNRRVMNMREDQSPPHHPDRLIDYHQVLSKEPLTGRCYWEVEWTGGVEFSVSYKDISRSGEESSFGYNDKSWSLDCDNFGCSFTHNRVTSEVSSVPSSRVGVYLDHSAGLLSFYSVSDTMTLLHRVQTSFTQPLHAGLWVGPNAKCEFVFREL